From one Amycolatopsis sp. FDAARGOS 1241 genomic stretch:
- a CDS encoding FAD-binding oxidoreductase: MSDVGARLADIVGAENLLVGDAISDDYAHDEALSVQQQKPAYVAKPQNAEEVSALLKAATEAGVPVTARGSGTGLSAAARPVEGGLLVSFERMNAVLEIDTVNHVAVVQPGVTLAELDQRTAEVDLTYPVYPGELSSSIGGNVATNAGGMRAIKYGVTRSNVVGLQAVLPTGEIIRTGGRTSKVSTGYDLTQLIIGSEGTLALATEVIVKLHPRLPHGATVLAPFDDFDQVLAAVPKIVASGLTPHIVEYIDNLTMAAIVYNEKLELGVPEAIRDKVQAYLVVALENRVDHRLHEDVETLGELLGELGAVDVYVLEGGSARKLIEAREKAFWSAKSAGADDVIDVVVPRSAMSEFLTKARELAQAAGGGAIGCGHAGDGNVHLAIFCKDPETRSKLLTEIFAHAMDLGGAISGEHGLGRTKTKYHKELEDPAKLALLRRIKQGFDPAGILNPGVLFD, from the coding sequence ATGAGTGACGTCGGCGCACGGCTCGCGGACATCGTCGGTGCGGAGAACCTGCTGGTCGGCGACGCGATCTCCGACGACTACGCCCACGACGAAGCGCTGAGCGTGCAGCAGCAGAAACCCGCGTACGTCGCGAAACCGCAGAACGCGGAGGAAGTTTCGGCACTGCTGAAGGCCGCGACGGAAGCCGGGGTCCCGGTGACGGCGCGCGGGTCCGGCACCGGGCTGTCCGCGGCGGCCCGGCCCGTCGAAGGCGGCCTGCTCGTGTCGTTCGAGCGGATGAACGCGGTGCTCGAGATCGACACCGTCAACCACGTCGCGGTCGTGCAGCCCGGTGTGACGCTGGCCGAGCTGGACCAGCGCACGGCCGAGGTGGACTTGACCTACCCCGTCTACCCGGGTGAGCTGAGCTCGAGCATCGGCGGCAACGTCGCCACCAACGCCGGCGGCATGCGGGCGATCAAGTACGGCGTCACGCGCAGCAACGTCGTCGGCCTGCAGGCCGTGCTGCCCACCGGCGAGATCATCCGCACGGGCGGGCGCACGTCCAAAGTGTCCACCGGCTACGACCTCACGCAGCTGATCATCGGCTCCGAAGGCACGCTCGCGCTCGCCACCGAGGTGATCGTGAAGCTGCACCCGCGGCTGCCGCACGGCGCCACCGTGCTCGCTCCGTTCGACGACTTCGACCAGGTTCTGGCAGCCGTCCCGAAGATCGTCGCGAGCGGGCTGACGCCCCACATCGTCGAGTACATCGACAACCTCACGATGGCCGCCATCGTCTACAATGAGAAGCTGGAACTCGGCGTCCCCGAGGCGATCCGCGACAAGGTGCAGGCATACCTGGTGGTGGCGCTGGAGAACCGCGTCGACCACCGGCTCCACGAAGACGTCGAGACGCTCGGTGAACTGCTGGGCGAACTCGGCGCGGTCGACGTGTATGTGCTCGAAGGCGGCTCCGCACGCAAACTCATCGAAGCGCGGGAAAAGGCGTTCTGGTCGGCGAAGTCGGCCGGTGCCGACGACGTGATCGACGTCGTCGTGCCACGCTCGGCGATGTCGGAGTTCCTCACCAAGGCGCGCGAGCTGGCGCAGGCCGCGGGCGGCGGCGCGATCGGCTGCGGCCACGCCGGAGACGGCAACGTGCACCTGGCGATCTTCTGCAAGGATCCCGAAACGCGCTCGAAGCTGCTCACCGAGATCTTCGCGCACGCGATGGACCTCGGTGGCGCGATCTCCGGCGAGCACGGCCTCGGCCGCACGAAGACCAAGTACCACAAGGAACTCGAAGACCCGGCGAAGCTGGCGCTGCTGCGCCGGATCAAGCAGGGCTTCGACCCCGCCGGCATCCTCAACCCCGGCGTACTCTTCGACTGA
- a CDS encoding winged helix-turn-helix transcriptional regulator, whose product MPAPLHVTGYRKAVETIDALTEGEIEFTELRKRTRLSRHWLARVLRVLAAEGLVTRVGTWDERPAPDARFALTREGRCLADELADLDVWTALYENYVNGAT is encoded by the coding sequence GTGCCCGCACCGCTGCACGTGACCGGCTACCGGAAGGCCGTCGAGACCATCGACGCGCTCACTGAGGGTGAGATCGAGTTCACCGAGCTGCGCAAGCGCACTCGACTGTCGCGGCACTGGCTCGCACGCGTACTCCGGGTGCTCGCCGCCGAAGGGCTCGTCACCCGTGTCGGCACGTGGGACGAGCGCCCCGCGCCGGACGCGCGGTTCGCGCTGACCCGCGAAGGCCGTTGCCTCGCCGACGAGCTCGCGGACCTGGACGTCTGGACGGCGCTCTACGAGAACTACGTCAACGGCGCCACCTGA
- a CDS encoding DUF3830 family protein, with amino-acid sequence MARYITITLDKRGVTCRARLLDAEAPRTCQAVWDALPQSGSAYHAKYARNEVYTLVPPFAKPKVGRENPTITPIPGDVVYFGFEPWEIGNPAYGYDEGSEAHADQGATDLAIFYGRNNLLINGDAGWVPGNVFATIEEGLAEMAEAAQDLWLRGVEGETLTYARAD; translated from the coding sequence ATGGCGCGCTACATCACGATCACGCTCGACAAACGCGGCGTCACCTGCCGCGCGCGACTGCTCGACGCCGAAGCGCCGCGCACCTGCCAGGCCGTGTGGGACGCGCTGCCGCAGAGCGGCTCGGCCTACCACGCCAAGTACGCGCGCAACGAGGTCTACACCCTCGTGCCGCCGTTCGCGAAGCCCAAGGTGGGCCGGGAGAACCCGACGATCACGCCGATCCCCGGCGACGTCGTGTACTTCGGGTTCGAGCCGTGGGAGATCGGCAACCCCGCGTACGGCTACGACGAAGGCAGCGAAGCCCACGCCGACCAGGGTGCCACGGACCTCGCGATCTTCTACGGCCGCAACAACCTCCTCATCAACGGCGACGCCGGCTGGGTGCCGGGCAACGTGTTCGCCACGATCGAGGAGGGGCTCGCGGAGATGGCCGAGGCCGCGCAGGACCTGTGGCTGCGCGGGGTCGAAGGCGAGACGCTCACGTACGCGCGAGCGGACTGA
- a CDS encoding aspartate aminotransferase family protein, with protein MAQLSPLLKQATPVVVDHGEGVYLYDVDGKRHLDFTAGIGVTSTGHCHPRVVEAAREQIGKLIHGQYTTVMHKPLLELTKRLGEVLPTGLDSLFYSNSGSEAVEAALRLSRQATKRPNVIVFQGGFHGRTVAAATMTTSGTRFSAGISPLMGGVHVAPFPYAYHYGWDQDTATKFALRELDYLFQTVSAPNETAAFFVEPVLGEGGYVPANSEFMAGLRERADRHGIVLVVDEIQAGFGRTGKFWGHDHFGITPDVVLIAKGLASGFPLSGIAASQELMAKAFPGSQGGTYGGNAVSCAAALATLDVIRDENLVENAAERGRQLLEGARLIADKTPAIGDVRGLGLLVGTEFTTADGEPDGATAAAAQQTAAKNGLLLLTCGAYSNVVRMVPPLVVNAEQVDDALKIWGDVVASVTAGS; from the coding sequence ATGGCCCAGCTGTCCCCGCTGCTCAAGCAGGCAACTCCCGTCGTGGTCGACCACGGTGAGGGGGTGTACCTCTACGACGTCGACGGGAAACGTCACCTCGACTTCACCGCGGGGATCGGCGTGACGAGTACCGGCCACTGCCACCCGCGCGTCGTCGAGGCCGCGCGCGAGCAGATCGGCAAGCTCATCCACGGCCAGTACACGACCGTGATGCACAAGCCGCTGCTGGAGCTCACGAAGCGGCTCGGCGAGGTGCTGCCGACGGGTCTCGACTCGCTGTTCTACAGCAACTCCGGCAGCGAGGCGGTCGAGGCCGCGCTGCGGCTTTCGCGCCAGGCGACCAAGCGCCCCAACGTGATCGTGTTCCAGGGCGGCTTCCACGGCCGCACCGTCGCCGCCGCCACGATGACCACGTCGGGCACGCGGTTCAGCGCCGGCATCTCGCCGCTCATGGGCGGCGTGCACGTGGCGCCGTTCCCGTACGCCTACCACTACGGCTGGGACCAGGACACGGCCACGAAGTTCGCGCTGCGTGAGCTCGACTACCTGTTCCAGACGGTGTCCGCGCCGAACGAGACCGCCGCGTTCTTCGTCGAGCCGGTGCTCGGCGAGGGCGGTTACGTGCCGGCCAACAGCGAGTTCATGGCCGGGCTGCGCGAGCGCGCGGACCGCCACGGCATCGTGCTCGTGGTCGACGAGATCCAGGCCGGTTTCGGCCGCACGGGCAAGTTCTGGGGCCACGACCACTTCGGCATCACACCCGACGTGGTGCTCATCGCCAAGGGCCTCGCGAGCGGGTTCCCCCTGTCGGGTATCGCCGCTTCGCAGGAGCTGATGGCGAAGGCGTTCCCCGGTTCACAGGGCGGCACGTACGGCGGCAACGCGGTCTCGTGCGCCGCCGCGCTCGCGACGCTCGACGTGATCCGCGACGAGAACCTGGTCGAGAACGCCGCCGAGCGCGGCCGTCAGCTGCTCGAAGGCGCGCGGCTGATCGCGGACAAGACGCCGGCGATCGGCGACGTGCGCGGGCTCGGCCTCTTGGTGGGCACCGAGTTCACCACCGCCGACGGCGAGCCGGACGGTGCGACGGCCGCCGCGGCCCAGCAGACGGCGGCGAAGAACGGCCTGCTGCTGCTCACCTGCGGCGCTTACTCGAACGTGGTGCGGATGGTGCCGCCGCTCGTCGTGAACGCCGAGCAGGTCGACGACGCACTGAAGATCTGGGGCGACGTCGTCGCCTCCGTGACGGCGGGGAGCTGA
- a CDS encoding NAD-dependent succinate-semialdehyde dehydrogenase, whose protein sequence is MSAITEAGVVGAVDKELFIGGKWVPAKSGKTFEVQDPSTGTALCEVADAGPEDGMAALDAAVAAQASWAAVAPRERGEILRRAYDKLIERRDELALLMTLEMGKPLAEAAGEITYAAEFFRWFAEEAVRIDGGYATAPNGVGRFLITKQPVGPTLLITPWNFPMAMGTRKIGPAVAAGCTMVIKPAAQTPLSMLALASILAEAGLPEGVLNVVTTTDAGGVMEPLIRDGRARKLSFTGSTAVGRKLLEQCAEKVLRTSMELGGNAPFVVFADADLDAAVEGAMQAKMRNIGEACTAANRFYVQRGVAEEFSRRLTERMQALAMGRGTEDGVVVGPLIDEAAVRKVTELVKDATDRGARVLTGGATVDGPGHFYQATVLTDVPADARMASEEIFGPVAPITPFDTEDEVVEQANDTEYGLVSYLYTSDVKRALRVSERLEAGMIGLNQGIVSNPAAPFGGIKQSGLGREGGTVGIDEFLETKYIAVSL, encoded by the coding sequence ATGAGTGCGATCACTGAGGCCGGCGTCGTCGGCGCGGTCGACAAGGAACTCTTCATCGGCGGCAAGTGGGTGCCGGCCAAAAGCGGGAAGACGTTCGAGGTGCAGGACCCGTCGACCGGCACCGCACTGTGCGAGGTGGCGGACGCGGGCCCCGAGGACGGGATGGCGGCGCTCGACGCGGCCGTCGCTGCGCAGGCGAGCTGGGCCGCCGTCGCGCCCCGCGAGCGCGGCGAGATCCTCCGCCGGGCCTACGACAAGCTGATCGAGCGTCGTGACGAGCTCGCGCTGCTGATGACGCTCGAAATGGGCAAGCCGCTGGCCGAGGCGGCGGGTGAGATCACCTACGCGGCCGAATTCTTCCGCTGGTTCGCCGAGGAGGCCGTGCGCATCGACGGCGGGTACGCCACCGCGCCCAACGGTGTCGGCCGCTTCCTGATCACGAAGCAGCCGGTGGGCCCGACGCTGCTGATCACGCCGTGGAACTTCCCCATGGCCATGGGCACGCGCAAGATCGGCCCGGCCGTCGCCGCGGGCTGCACGATGGTGATCAAGCCGGCCGCGCAGACGCCGCTGTCGATGCTGGCGCTGGCGTCGATCCTCGCCGAGGCCGGGTTGCCCGAGGGCGTGCTGAACGTCGTCACGACCACCGACGCGGGCGGCGTGATGGAGCCGCTGATCCGTGACGGCCGCGCGCGCAAGCTGTCGTTCACCGGGTCGACCGCGGTGGGGCGCAAGCTGCTGGAGCAGTGCGCGGAGAAGGTCCTGCGCACGTCGATGGAGCTCGGTGGCAACGCGCCGTTCGTCGTGTTCGCCGACGCGGATCTCGACGCGGCCGTCGAAGGCGCGATGCAGGCGAAGATGCGCAACATTGGCGAGGCGTGCACGGCGGCGAACCGCTTTTACGTGCAGCGCGGCGTGGCCGAGGAGTTCTCGCGGCGGCTGACCGAGCGCATGCAGGCCCTGGCGATGGGCCGCGGCACCGAAGACGGCGTGGTCGTGGGCCCGCTCATCGACGAGGCCGCCGTGCGCAAGGTGACCGAGCTGGTCAAGGACGCCACCGACCGCGGCGCGCGCGTGCTCACCGGCGGCGCGACCGTCGACGGGCCGGGCCACTTCTACCAGGCCACGGTGCTCACCGACGTGCCGGCGGACGCGCGCATGGCGTCGGAGGAGATCTTCGGGCCGGTCGCGCCGATCACGCCGTTCGACACCGAGGACGAGGTGGTCGAGCAGGCCAACGACACCGAGTACGGCCTGGTGTCCTACCTCTACACCAGCGACGTGAAGCGCGCGCTGCGCGTGTCCGAGCGGCTCGAGGCGGGCATGATCGGGCTCAACCAGGGCATCGTGTCCAACCCGGCGGCACCGTTCGGCGGCATCAAGCAGTCGGGCCTCGGGCGCGAAGGTGGCACGGTCGGCATCGACGAGTTCCTCGAGACCAAGTACATCGCGGTGAGCCTGTGA
- a CDS encoding tartrate dehydrogenase produces the protein MSEYRIASIPGDGIGVDVTVEARKVLDAAAAKHGFSLRWTEFDWSCERYTKTGSMMPDDGVAQLAAFDGILLGAVGFPGVPDHVSLWGLLIPLRRAFQQYVNLRPVRLLPGTTSVLAGRTADELEMVIVRENSEGEYSAIGGRHNSGRPDEFVLQESVFTRVGVERIIRYAFELARTRSSRVTSATKSNGLIHSMPFWDEIFAEVAAKYPDVESGQMHVDALAARMVQAPEKLDVVVGSNLFGDILSDLAAAVTGGLGMAPSGNINPSGEFPSMFEAVHGSAPDIAGQGIANPVAQILAGAMLLEHLGESVAAQAIRASVDEVLTAGAELTPDLGGTSTTTRLGTAVAEALR, from the coding sequence ATGAGCGAGTACCGGATTGCGAGTATCCCCGGTGACGGCATCGGCGTCGACGTCACGGTGGAGGCCCGCAAGGTCCTCGACGCCGCGGCGGCGAAGCACGGCTTTTCGTTGCGGTGGACGGAGTTCGACTGGAGCTGCGAGCGCTACACCAAGACCGGCTCGATGATGCCGGACGACGGCGTGGCGCAGCTGGCGGCGTTCGACGGCATCCTGCTGGGTGCCGTCGGGTTCCCCGGCGTGCCGGACCACGTTTCCCTGTGGGGTCTGCTGATCCCGTTGCGGCGCGCCTTCCAGCAGTACGTGAACCTGCGGCCGGTGCGGCTGCTGCCGGGCACCACGTCGGTGCTCGCGGGCCGCACGGCCGACGAGCTGGAGATGGTGATCGTCCGCGAGAACTCAGAAGGGGAGTACTCGGCGATCGGCGGCCGGCACAACTCCGGGCGGCCCGACGAATTCGTGCTGCAGGAATCGGTGTTCACGCGCGTCGGGGTGGAACGGATCATCCGCTACGCCTTCGAGCTGGCGCGCACGCGTTCCTCGCGCGTGACTTCCGCGACGAAGTCCAACGGGCTCATCCACTCGATGCCCTTCTGGGACGAGATCTTCGCCGAGGTCGCGGCGAAGTACCCGGACGTCGAAAGTGGACAGATGCACGTCGACGCGCTGGCCGCGCGGATGGTGCAAGCGCCCGAGAAGCTCGACGTGGTGGTGGGGTCGAACCTCTTCGGCGACATCCTGAGCGACCTGGCGGCCGCCGTCACGGGCGGACTCGGCATGGCACCGTCCGGAAACATCAACCCATCGGGTGAGTTTCCGTCGATGTTCGAAGCGGTCCACGGAAGCGCTCCGGACATCGCCGGCCAGGGCATCGCCAACCCGGTGGCCCAGATCCTGGCGGGTGCGATGCTGCTCGAACACCTGGGCGAAAGCGTTGCCGCGCAAGCGATCCGCGCATCCGTCGACGAGGTGCTCACGGCCGGCGCCGAGCTCACCCCCGACCTCGGCGGCACCTCTACCACAACTCGCCTCGGCACGGCGGTGGCCGAAGCGCTCCGCTGA
- a CDS encoding DUF4262 domain-containing protein translates to MCEQCEYPGRSGQEYVAEILARIEEYGWCVQGVLGTDSRPPWAYTVGLTAHGLPELLVAGLPPQPAEALLSAVTERTLEEGPPRPGEVFSLRGLPTVEIVALAEPSAHLLVAVSLYGREIRALQLVHADEAGRFPWAPSYRDGRGGQPVLGTRSDG, encoded by the coding sequence ATGTGCGAGCAGTGTGAGTACCCGGGCAGATCCGGGCAGGAGTACGTGGCGGAGATCCTCGCGCGGATCGAGGAGTACGGCTGGTGCGTCCAGGGTGTGCTGGGAACGGATTCCCGGCCGCCCTGGGCGTACACGGTCGGCCTGACGGCCCACGGGCTGCCGGAGCTCCTGGTCGCCGGCCTGCCACCACAACCGGCGGAGGCGCTGCTGTCCGCGGTGACCGAACGCACGCTCGAGGAGGGGCCACCGCGACCCGGTGAGGTGTTCTCGCTGCGGGGGCTGCCGACCGTGGAGATCGTGGCGCTCGCCGAACCGTCGGCACACCTGCTGGTGGCGGTCTCCTTGTACGGCAGGGAAATCCGGGCGCTGCAGCTCGTGCACGCGGACGAGGCGGGGCGCTTCCCGTGGGCACCGTCCTACCGGGACGGTCGCGGCGGGCAGCCGGTGCTGGGGACGCGGTCCGATGGGTGA
- a CDS encoding GntR family transcriptional regulator has product MVALPGIEPVSRESTAAVIARQLRDAIMTGALPPGTQLGETDLASRFQVSRGPLREAMQHLVSEGLLRSERHRGLFVIDLEPGDVFDVYLARSAVERAALLCALRGDRDAIAAVLEQAVADMAAAADDDDPAALSTADLAFHEALITASGSKRLVRMARTLLIETRMCLTLLQGTYQGVEDRVEEHTRIIEALRTGDADTALDLLDAHMEDAIGRLLPGSSLKEGATQVS; this is encoded by the coding sequence GTGGTCGCCCTGCCCGGGATAGAACCGGTGAGCCGCGAGTCGACGGCCGCCGTGATCGCGCGCCAGCTGCGTGACGCGATCATGACCGGCGCCCTGCCACCCGGCACGCAGCTCGGCGAAACCGACCTCGCCAGCCGCTTCCAGGTCTCGCGCGGTCCGCTGCGCGAGGCCATGCAGCACCTCGTGTCCGAAGGCCTGCTGCGCAGTGAACGCCACCGCGGGCTGTTCGTGATCGACCTCGAGCCCGGCGACGTGTTCGACGTCTACCTCGCCCGCTCCGCCGTGGAGCGCGCGGCGCTGCTGTGCGCTCTGCGCGGCGACCGCGACGCCATCGCCGCCGTGCTCGAACAGGCCGTGGCCGACATGGCCGCCGCCGCGGACGACGACGATCCGGCCGCGCTCTCCACGGCCGACCTCGCCTTCCACGAGGCACTCATCACGGCCTCCGGCAGCAAGCGGCTCGTGCGCATGGCCCGCACGCTGCTCATCGAGACGCGTATGTGCCTGACGCTGCTGCAAGGCACGTACCAGGGCGTGGAAGACCGCGTGGAAGAGCACACGCGCATCATCGAAGCGCTGCGCACCGGCGACGCGGACACCGCACTGGACCTGCTCGACGCCCACATGGAAGACGCGATCGGCCGCCTGCTGCCGGGTTCGAGCCTGAAGGAAGGGGCGACACAGGTTTCGTGA
- a CDS encoding aspartate/glutamate racemase family protein has product MTTIGFIYPDHAAEDDYPLAEQLLGGSDSAEGDIRLPVEHIYGTDLHAVPELLDLGSEARLADGAELLAKHEPDAVIWACTSGSFVYGWDGARDQADRLAAVAGVPASSTSYAFVHAAQALGVKRVAVAASYPDDVARLFVDFLAAGGVEVLTMKSAGIDTAAEVGRLEPEAVVRLAVENDHPEADAVLVPDTAMRTLAEINAIERELGKPVLTANQVTIWEGLRLTGTTRLVRSLGALFRVRG; this is encoded by the coding sequence GTGACCACGATCGGCTTCATCTACCCCGACCACGCGGCCGAGGACGACTACCCGCTCGCGGAGCAGCTGCTCGGCGGTTCGGACTCCGCCGAAGGCGACATCCGGCTCCCGGTTGAGCACATCTACGGCACCGACCTGCACGCGGTGCCCGAGCTGCTCGACCTCGGCAGCGAGGCCCGGCTGGCCGACGGCGCCGAGCTGCTCGCCAAGCACGAGCCCGACGCCGTGATCTGGGCCTGCACGTCCGGCAGCTTCGTGTACGGCTGGGACGGGGCGCGCGACCAGGCCGACCGGCTCGCCGCGGTGGCCGGTGTCCCGGCCTCGAGCACGTCGTACGCGTTCGTGCACGCGGCGCAGGCGCTGGGCGTGAAGCGGGTCGCGGTGGCCGCGAGCTACCCCGACGACGTGGCGCGCCTGTTCGTGGATTTCCTCGCCGCAGGCGGCGTGGAGGTGCTGACGATGAAGAGCGCGGGCATCGACACCGCGGCCGAGGTCGGCCGCCTGGAGCCGGAAGCCGTGGTGCGCCTGGCGGTCGAGAACGACCACCCCGAAGCCGACGCCGTGCTGGTGCCCGACACCGCGATGCGCACGCTCGCCGAGATCAACGCCATCGAGCGCGAGCTCGGCAAGCCCGTGCTCACCGCGAACCAGGTGACCATCTGGGAAGGCCTGCGCCTCACCGGCACCACTCGTCTGGTGCGCTCGCTCGGCGCACTGTTCCGGGTGAGGGGCTGA
- a CDS encoding Asp/Glu/hydantoin racemase: protein MDLDFLAFEGPLAQRGIGVIAPFDLALERELWRWVPMEVSLHLARTPYEPVPVSMEMAQLVSDSRHLAAATRDVLHVEPEVVAYLCTSGSFVNGTDYERSLTKAICDAGAPDAVTTSGALAEVLHQLDLHRVSVLTPYDADLTGKLHDFLGELGVDTVSSDHLGLGGGIWKVSYRTIAERILAADHADAEAIFVSCTNLPTFDLIEPLESALGKPVLTANQLTMWACLRRMRLPIVGPGKWLGEVS from the coding sequence TTGGATCTGGACTTCCTCGCGTTCGAGGGCCCGTTAGCCCAGCGGGGCATCGGCGTGATCGCGCCGTTCGACCTTGCCCTCGAACGTGAACTCTGGCGCTGGGTGCCCATGGAGGTCTCCCTCCACCTCGCCCGCACGCCGTACGAGCCCGTGCCCGTGAGCATGGAGATGGCCCAGCTCGTGAGCGACAGCCGGCACCTCGCCGCGGCGACGCGCGACGTGCTGCACGTCGAGCCCGAGGTCGTCGCTTATCTGTGCACCTCCGGCAGTTTCGTCAACGGCACCGACTACGAACGTTCCCTCACCAAAGCCATCTGTGACGCGGGCGCCCCCGACGCCGTGACCACCTCCGGGGCGCTGGCCGAGGTGCTGCACCAGCTCGACCTGCACCGCGTCTCGGTGCTCACGCCGTATGACGCCGACCTCACCGGCAAGCTCCACGACTTCCTCGGCGAGCTCGGCGTGGACACGGTCTCCAGCGATCACCTCGGCCTCGGCGGCGGCATCTGGAAAGTCAGCTACCGCACCATCGCCGAGCGCATCCTCGCCGCCGACCACGCCGACGCCGAAGCGATCTTCGTCAGCTGCACCAACCTCCCCACGTTCGATCTGATCGAGCCCCTCGAGTCGGCGCTGGGCAAACCCGTGCTGACCGCCAACCAGCTGACGATGTGGGCCTGCCTGCGCCGCATGCGCCTCCCGATCGTCGGCCCCGGCAAGTGGCTGGGGGAGGTGTCATGA
- a CDS encoding D-2-hydroxyacid dehydrogenase, which produces MAAIETAAVVRYTDAAGLPEALTGAEALFVYDFLSTAVPGAWHSAGELRWLHIASAGVDPVLFPGLIESDVVLTNSRGVFDDAIAEYVLGVVLAFAKDFARSLDLQRAGTWQHRETERIAGREVLVVGTGPIGRSIARLLRAAGLRVSGAGRRPRTGDPDFGVVHDSAELTRHLPAYDYVVAVAPLTEQTKGMFDAAAFAAMKPSARFVNVGRGELVVTSDLVAALRGGELAGAALDVFDTEPLPADSPLWTMPDVLLSPHMSGDFIGWRSTLVEVFEANFRRWVAGEPLHNVVDKRLGYVPSGSEGATG; this is translated from the coding sequence ATGGCCGCTATCGAAACAGCGGCGGTGGTTCGTTACACCGACGCGGCAGGATTACCCGAAGCGCTTACCGGAGCCGAGGCTCTGTTCGTCTACGACTTCCTCTCCACGGCCGTGCCCGGAGCTTGGCATTCCGCAGGCGAACTGCGGTGGCTGCACATCGCGAGCGCGGGCGTCGACCCGGTGCTGTTCCCCGGTCTGATCGAGAGCGACGTGGTGCTCACGAACTCGCGCGGGGTGTTCGACGACGCCATCGCCGAGTACGTGCTGGGTGTGGTTCTGGCCTTCGCCAAGGACTTCGCGCGTTCACTCGACCTGCAACGCGCCGGCACTTGGCAGCACCGCGAGACGGAACGGATCGCCGGGCGCGAGGTGCTCGTGGTCGGCACCGGGCCCATCGGGCGCTCGATCGCGCGCTTGCTGCGGGCCGCCGGCCTGCGCGTGTCCGGGGCGGGGCGGCGGCCGCGCACGGGCGACCCGGACTTCGGCGTCGTCCACGACTCCGCCGAGCTGACGCGGCACCTGCCGGCCTACGACTACGTGGTGGCCGTGGCGCCGCTGACCGAGCAGACGAAGGGCATGTTCGACGCGGCGGCGTTCGCGGCGATGAAGCCGTCGGCGCGGTTCGTGAACGTGGGGCGAGGCGAGCTCGTGGTCACGTCCGACCTGGTCGCGGCGCTGCGCGGCGGCGAGCTCGCCGGGGCGGCGCTCGACGTGTTCGACACCGAGCCGCTGCCCGCCGACAGTCCACTCTGGACGATGCCGGACGTGCTGCTGTCGCCGCACATGTCGGGGGACTTCATCGGCTGGCGCAGCACTCTGGTAGAGGTCTTCGAGGCGAACTTCCGCCGCTGGGTGGCCGGGGAACCGCTGCACAACGTCGTGGACAAACGGCTCGGATACGTGCCGTCGGGATCAGAGGGAGCGACCGGATGA